The genomic region AATCATTATTGGAGCCACTGGGACTTGTCATAGGGAGGCATAGTATGAAACATGAGGGGGGTGTTTGTTATAAACATGGTTCCCATAACTAATGGCTTCTGACAACTGATAAACTTATGGGTAACTAAAAGCAATCTGCACCCTTGTAGCACTCTAAAGTACTATGTACTAACTAGGAGACATAGAACCATATAACATACAACTACGGCATCGTCTGAATGGCATGATGTAAGCGATGCGGCACGTATGTTTGTGGCGTGTTGGAGTGCCGAAGACTGAGGTCCCTGAATGCCTCGCGCTGAGAACGAAAGTTTTGAAAGAGCACTACTGAACAGAGTCTTGTGGTGAAACCCACAAAAGTTGACCCTGGCTGATGTATATGGTAGGGCGGCTTGATTTGAAACTATGGGAAGATTTAACTGGGAAAAAGATagagtaataggcgctcactatagttaaTAATggacaggcagcagtatacaaacaaggattcccaaaccttgtggatAATGTACAGAagtctgaagaagccctgtgaggcgaaacgcgttaagtgggacattaactttttataccttttatggtttttgtttatattttgttaatattaaagtatacttttaaagttactttttatattcattcttttacctcctggatcctgtatatccttggtggggattataccacctaagctgaccacactagagcaggttacatgctctagcaattgtaagtacaatactatccattatttacaccattactggtacttacttcaccattggctgccatttttcctttttttttgcatataccacgcatattgcactttggaagcacctgTATATACCacaacaacatatcccaagacggggattgtaccgtccaagcgctgcacagctgagctctgttatagctcgtataaatgtgagtggattatatATAGCTGTACTCACCACcgtcaaaaatattttaattactgtattgcactattgttttttattctctgttttattcTGAGGTTCGGTTTCTTCTGAATATACTTGAGAacacatgtatgtatattttacacatataatatactaggcGCGGGATACACCTTTCTTTTTTCTAAAGATTTAACTGGCATCGGCGGCGGGTTTTCTGCTTGTCTGTGCGACTGACCAGAGACTGATCGGAGACTCActgcaaaaaaaacacataagataAATCAGGCTGTTGTACACCAGAGGGCTGGTGTTCGAGAGGAGGAGGCTTAATAGAGACCCATGGAGGGTTCCATGCATACCAGCCAACTATGTGTGGAGTTAGTTATCTGCAGCTGGACAGTTAAAAAGCAGATGCGTTCTTATAATCCGGAATTAAACCTTGATATTGGTTCACAAATGAACAACTTAAAACAGTCTGAATACTTcaagatataaaataaaaaaaaggggggggggtaaaagaagGGATAAAGAAAGAAGGAGAAAGAGCAAACTGATTAGCCACAGCTATACATTTACAATTTATCTCCCAGCTATTGTGTTATTATCATACAGTACATATACTTTACACTCTCGGTGCTGTGTATCTGAGATTTTCTCTAGCAGCCTGACAGTTTAAGCTACACTGTATCGATTACCATATAGCTGGTGATTTTGCTATCTACTCATTTAGTAACATTGTATGCTACTGTGTGGTAATCATATCACTTGCATTGAGCAGCGGAAGTTATACCTCTACTTTTTGGGTGGGCCTTATTACCCCACTCCCCCCGTTTGGGGTTAATGCCCgcttctttttatttgtatttgtgtatgtcttATTTACTCCCCTCCCGTTTGGGGATGCTCTTTATGTAGTATACGGTATTAGTCACACCTTCTGCCTCAGCTATTGTCCCTCGAGACATTAGCACCTAGAGACATTAGTACCTAGTGACTCAGTatcagtttgtttttagttaattAATAAAGAATTTATTGTTCCCTTTTCAGTTTAACATTGGGACAGATTTCTTAGTACCATACTGGCACAGATTCGTTTTTCTCTTTCCATTTATTTACCTAGGGTTATCCCCTTATCTGCTCCCTACCTTATTGCATTAGAGACCTTATAGGGCTAATTCTCCTCTTTCCCCTGGGTAAATATGTGCTAATTTGGCTGGCACCCAATACCATTGCATAATAATTTTGCAGTAAGTTTCCCAGTGATTAAGACTACAGGAAACCTCTTTAGTTTTCCTTTGTGCCTGAAACCAAGTTGTTAGCGAGAATGATTCCCCTAAATCACTTTCCCATTTTAGAACATATTTCTGTTTCTTAGGTTCCTCCTGTGTTAGCAGAGTATTATAACAAAAAGACAATGCTTTGCTGTTAGGCAATTTCCTCATGCATTTTAGTGCAAACGGTGCTGGTGACTGAatctctttaattttgattgtgtATAGAATATTCCTAATCCTTAGATATGTGAATATTTCTCTGGGTGGTAGGGAGTACTCTTTAACCAAGTCGGGAAATGATTCAGCACCTGAGCCATTAAGTAATGACCGTATATGGCATACGCCTAGCTGTGTCCAAGGTTCCAACTGCAAGTCTGGCGTAAAAACAGTCAAAGTCTGCAGgggtgcaaaaaataataaatcttgtgCTAccgaaagtttaaccccttaaggaccaaacttctggaataaaagggaatcatgacgtgtcacacacgtcatgtgtccttaaggggttaattgactcTCTCCATATATGGAGAAGAGTTTTTGTGGTTGGGAACAACTCTGTTGCCGTATTAGGAACTATATTCCCAGACCATAGTGCGAACGATAATGAGCCTTGTAAAAACCGTGCACTTTCTAGTGCCAGCCATAACGGAGGAGAAACCCTTTCAAGTATTGAAAGACCTTGAGCAAGTAGTGTAGCCTTATAATAAGTTTTGACATTTGGACCACTTAAACCACCTTTAGCAAATGGGGGCCAAAGCTGGTCTTGTGCGATTCGTGGGGGTTTCCTTTTCCAGATATGCGCATTGATAAGTGCCTGGAACTTCCGAAGTATGGTATTTGGAATGGTAATTGGTAATGTCCAAAAAAGATATAGAATATGGGGcaaaatcatcatttttattgtttgtatacgaCCCAACCaggatatttctttattttcccatttttgAGTTGGTGGTCTAATTTATGTATTAATGGTAGatggttttcttttattatcaGCGTTTGTGTTATGGGAAGTTTGATACCTAAATACGATATGGATGTTTTGTGCCAGTCAAATGGGTATAATGATTTTAAGCGTTGTGTAGTATCTGTTGAGAGCCCTAATACCAATGCCTGTGatttttttgaattatttttttataatataacaaTTGGCCATATCTTTCAAGCATGCTCAATAATTGAGGCATTGAGGATTCTGGAGCTGATAGAAATAATAGGACATCGTCCGGAAAAAGAGCGATTTTTAAATCCCCtattggggtatttaaacccttAATTCCTTCCTGGACTTTAATGTGTCTTACTAGGGGTTCCATGCACAAAATGAAAATCAGTGTGGATAGTGGGCATCCTTGTCTGGATCCATTTGTAATTTGAAATGATCTGGACAAAAATCCAGAGTTATATATTTTGGCCACAGGATTAGAATAAAGAACCCTTATATTATTCAAAAATGCTAGGGGGAACCCCATTTTTTTAACTCAAATAACAGATATCTTTATTTGCTGGATTCAAAAATACTCAAacatgacagttcctctttaactcatttctaaaattagttttttttccccaacaggTACATATAGAAGAttcaataaagggggggggggggggaaacaaagcATTTCTTCAACAAAACAGTCTAACTTTTTATGCATTAATAACCCTGTTTTCAAGAAGAGACAGACATTTTGATGTGCTAGCCAGAATTCGTATTGGTGTCCTCACACAGGGAATGTCCAGGAATCCCCAGATTTACACAATATAACCATATTAGCTCTATTAACATTGGGCACACTATTTTTGCACTTTAAAACATATGTAAATAGCACAATTGAAATAAAAATGGGATTCTGCGCAATCAAAAATTATAATGATTTAAGACAAAGATTGCATGGTTGGGCACACATAACTGGAGGTACAAATGGAAAAAataggggggaagagagaaaaaaaaattcaagcatTTATCTAGCTTTTTGTTTTAGAAGGATCTTGTAAAAACCATTCCACATGGCAGACTCATTTTGCTAATTGAATTTTTAGAGTATAAATTTTTgccatgtcaaaaaaataaaaataaaaaaaagttacaagtTTACATCCTGCCAAACACTGCTTATTTTGGAAGAATGCTGTCCAGAGTTGGGTTTATATTTCTTGATCCAATTCCAAAAATAAATAGAGTCTTTCAACTGAAAGAATATCTAAAACTTCCCCAGATGTCCAAATAGACACAAACTGCCCTCTTGTTTGTTTTCAGCGTTCTCTCAGTTAATCTGAGCATCCTATAATCATGTTGTTTTCTCAGTTGTTCCCTCATCGTCTCATGGTGATTACTCCGAAACACGTTTCTCTGCGCTATCAGATTCTCAGTCTGCTTCCATGGCAGTGCTGCGGGATTCCCTGGCAACCATTACTCTCATCAGCTGACTGTGGAATTTCTCAATCCTCTTTACATCCTGTGCCTGGTCGGTCCTGTacagcagtgctccccaacctttttatcgccgcggaccggtaaacgtttgataatttttccgtggcccgcttgttttgatttaataagacaaaaaaaaaacagtcacatatattaaaaaaacacacagacacatacatagtccgaaaatcacaaacacagtcacataaagacatagactcaaaattgttggttcagggtcccacacatacgcagactgaatgtatatagcatgttcatgtgagagttaataaaaatgggggcagtgtttgtagtgtgtgtatgggggcagtgtgtgtagtgtgtgtatggggcagtgtttgtggggcggtgtgtgtatgggggcagtgtttgtggggcggtgtgtgcagtgcgtgtatggggcagtgtttgtggggcagtgtgtgtatgggggcagtgtttgtggggcagtgtgtgtagtgtgtgtatggggcagtgtttgtgggacaatgtgtgtagtgtgtgcatggggcagtgtttgtggggcaatgtgtgtagtgtgtgcatggggcagtgtttgtggggaagtgtgtgcagtgtgtgtatgggggcagtgtttgtggggcaatgtgtgtagtgtgtgcatgggggcagtgtgtgtagtgtgtgcatggggcagtgtttgtggggcggtgtgtgcagtgtgtgtatgggggcagtgtttgtggggcagtgtgtgtatgggggcagtgtttgtggggcagtgtgtgtagtgtgtgcatgggggcagtgtgtgtagtgtgtgtatggggcagtgtttgtgggacaatgtgtgtagtgtgtgcatgggggcagtgtttgtggggcggtgtgtgcagtgtgtgtatgggggccgtgtttgtggggcagtgtgtgtagtgtgtgcatgggggcagtgtgtgtagtgtgtgtatgggggcagtgtttgtggggcagtgtgtgtagtgtgtgcatgggggcagtgtttgtggggcagtgtgtgtaatgtgtgcatgggggcagtgtttgtggggcagtgtgtgtagtgtgtgcatgggggcagtgtttgtggggcagtgtgtgtagtgtgtgcatgggggcagtgtgtgtatgggggggggtaaggagggtagggtggctttttctttttttttattttattaaaattaatatattcatgtcccccctcccttcttacctttactgggaggaggggggacatttcttagtccctggtggtccggtggggattccctggtggtcccagcggtggtgagatgaactctagcccagttacagggctagagttcactctcgcgagatttggagcgttgccgtggttaccgcggcaacgctctaaatctcgcaagagcaggacccggaggagctgcaggtaagagctcccgggtcctctctcactccctcccctgccggctgtcagcacagtgcctgcggaccgggaagggagatctctgatctcccctccggtccgcaggcacattgcagggctggcacttgggcaatgccagccctgcattacccggcaggggagaatctcggggggggggatCCGGGCgacccggtaccgtttgatccacggaccggtaccggtccgcagCCCGGGGGTTAGGGAACACTGCTGTACAGTAAACACACAACATCATCTGTTACTTTAATGCACAGGCTGCCATCACAGTGTCTGTACTTTAGCACCACGCGAACTTTCATGGGGTCGGCCTGGTAGAGTTTCTCTGCGGCCGGAGCGAACTCGTCCCAGGTGCGGTGATAAGGCATGCTGTGGCCGCACTCTGTGAGAGACTGGGACACGGCGAGCCAGGATCACACATCAGCACTCAGCGCTCCCCAGAAACCGCCCCTGGGGGAACCCCATTCTTAGCAATACTTCCTGCATATAAGACCAGTTTAGTcgatcaaacgctttctctgcgtcgagGGCTAATAATAAACCCTTCTGTTTGCTGACTTGTGCCCAagtgattaaatttaaaaaatggcgGGCATTGTCATCTGGTTCTCTTGACGGTACAAACCCTGATTGCTCCAGTGAAATCAAATCTGTTAACATAGGTTTCATTCGTGTAGCCAaaatttttgcatatatttttatgtctGTATTTAGTAGAGAAATCGGTCTTAAATTAACACATTCATTGGGCactttacctggtttgggtaaAGTAATAATATGGGCCAAATGCATTTCTTCCGGTAAAGACCCAGCTaccttaaaataattaaatacatttgcaaGATGTGAGCatcaaaaattacaaaaatattatttgaaaacccatctgggcccggagCTTTATTTTTAGGAAGTGTATATATCGCCTTTCTTACTTCATCTTCAGAAAACTGTTCAGAAAGAACATTACATTGTTGAGTAGTTAATCTAGGCAAATTAACCTCATTAAGAAAAGTAGATATTTCATCTTTTGAAGGCTGGTACATATTTATATCCAgccttaaattatataatttttggtAAAAGGAGCCCAACTCCTCCACTACATCTTGCGGATTGTACAATTTTATGCTGTTTGAATCTATCAAGAATGGAATTTTAGTCTGTAAATATTGGGACTTTAATTTGCTTTCTAATTTACCAGCCTTATTGCCCTGCAAGTAATGTGTCTGTTTTAGTTTCCTTAATTGTCTCTCTATTATATTTACGGACATCTCTTGTATTTCTTGTTTCATTACAGCTATCTGTTTAGATATTATTTTagtggggttcaatttatttgctTTATCTAATTCACTAAGTTTGTTTAGGAGACTTTCTTTATCTGCCAATATCTTTATTTTCTGTATTGAGCCTGCTTGAATAAATAACCCTCTCAGGACTGCCTTAAGTGTCATCCATTTTATTACAGAGCTTGAAGTATCAAAGAGATGATCATTATAAAAATACCTAATTGTCGTGCTTATTTGGGAGactaggtttgtttgatttaagagAGATTTCATTAAGGCGCCATGTGCTTCTACCCCTTACTGCGAATTGTGCTCTAAAGGTGGTGACAACCGGTGCATGATTAGACCAAACCCTAGTACCTATTTTTATCTCAGAGACATTCATTAATGTTAATTTATCCACTAGACACATGTCCGAGAGTAAGTGCTATGTGCATTTGAAAAAAAGGTGTAATCTTTATCGTTTGGGTATAAACTGTGCCATGTATCGTATAGATCATGCAAATTAATAAGTTTAGAAAATGTTGAACTCAAGAGGGTGGTCTGGTGTAACGGATGTTTACCACCACTCCTCTTTATGTCCATGTTTGGATCCAATATGCAGTTAAAATCACCGCATATTATAGTATGACCTTTGCAAAGAGTTATGATTTTAGAAAATGCTCTACTCAAAAAAGAAATTTGTGACTTGTagggatgtcccgaactgttcgctggcgaatagttccaggcgaaaatcgcttgttcgcgttcgccacggatggcgaacatatgcgttgTTCGGTCTGCTCCCTatccgtcatcattgagtaaactttgaccctgtacctcacagtcagcagacacattccagtcaatcagaagcagaccctccctcctagaccctcccagcatccattttaaattcattctgaagctgcatgcttagtgagaggagggaaagtgtagctggtgctgattagatagggaaattgatagctaggctagggtattcagtgtccactacagtcctgaaggactcatctgatctctgctgtaagaacagcaccccaaaaagccctttttagggctagaacatcagtctgctttttttttctgtgtaatgtaattgcagttgcctgcctgcctgccagcttctgtgtcaggctcacagtgcatactgtgcccatttgcccagtgccaccactcatatctggtgtcacaatagcttaagcttgcatttaaaaacaaaaaaaaaactttttggactgtaatataatagcagtcagtttccttcactagtgtgcgtttcagggcctgcccagtgccaccactcactcactggtgtcacaatagcttgcatttaaaaataaaaaaacatttttgactgtgatataatagcagttagtttccttcacgcatgtgcgtttcagggcctgccagggcacagtgtcacaccagtgcaactcatatctggtgtaacagtagtgtacctttaaaaaaaaaaatataaaattttgactgtaatagtttgaatagcagttagttgtcaggcagcgtgtgtgtcaggctcacagcgtatactgtgcccacttgcccagtgccaccactcatatctggtgtcacaatagcttgcatttaacaaaaaaaaaaacttttttgactgtaatataatagcagtcagtttccttcacgagtgtgcatttcagggcctgccccgtgccaccactcactcatatctggtgtcccaatagcttgctttttttcctctgctctcttttcttttgctctcTATGGGTGGTGTATATTGTCATATATCCCTCTGTATGTTTTTTGGTATTGAACAAGCCAAGAATCTATTCTATTTTTTCCTACCATCGATTATAGAGGAACGTTTCCTCTCAAAATTATAAATACTTGGTCTTCTAGTGGCATTAGATATGCCTTAATTTTAAAATTACAGATTTTCTGTTGAAGGTAGAAAAACTACCATGTTTTATTATTTCGCatcttttattattactattttttatatatatattttttgcagaatTATTTTTTAACGCATTTATGGCATTATTTGGAATATCTTGGCTTGTGCATATTACATTATGCAGTGTGCATGCTGCCTTATGCAGTATGGAGTTAGGCATTCATGCACACTGACAAATATATCAATGtaagaaacacaggttattggtgtgtttgttttgtcttttataaataaatattattcaaAAAACCTTTAAATTAGCAATATCTCTTTATCCTCTTTGCCATTCCCTTTTGTAcactccccccatttgtatttctaTTCAGAAACAGTCTTTTTTGGACTTTTTTCAACATCTCAGCCTGTCATTATGAGTGACAGCCGAAATGAAGGTGGAACGCATAGCTGGAACGCATGACGTCATCACGGAAGTCACGTGACCGCACAGGACacacgaaacccggaagtaactCAAATTataattgcaaacagctgaagagAAATGGAATGATCTGCAGAACCATCATTGGGACTGATTGGGGGTGGTATATATTAGGGGATGTTTGTAACTAGGTTTGGatgtatttttattcatcatctttgttaaagattgtccctgaggaagtccctaacagggaagaaacgcgttggactcatttacctgcttttatttactttgatgtaagtaataaatgctttttttactctttactcatacagtcatccaatctatttttttgcactttgttttttatgtgagatccacatttaccaagtatttgaagcaaagaagacacaccaagtatatttctgaaggcagttcttgggatgttaaagtgtgagtgaacATTTGTCACTTGCCCATATAtacaattataatatatacagtattgcactatgccatatatttcttatttccctagcttggaatagccctatacgatacacatttaaaaaaaaaaactaaacttttttggactgtaatataatagcagtcagtttccttcacgcgtgtgcgtttcagggcctaccagggcacagtgtcacaccagtgcaactcatatctggtgtaacagtagtgtacatttttaaacaaaataaaattttgactgtaatagattgaatagcagttagttgtctgcaagcgtgtgtgtcaggcctacagcgtctactctgccaacttctgccagtgcacagtgccccttatatctgttgtcacagtagcttgcacgcatagtaccactaatcaaaaaaaaaaatgacaggcagaggcaggccaccccgcaggggccgtcgtggtcgtggtgctgtgattccctttggccctagaataatgcccagtgttcagaggtcacgtaccctgaactggaaaagttctgaggacatagttgactggctaacacaggacacccaatcttctacagcttccgcttgaaagcttgacgcaccatcctcctccagtttagcttcgggcacctctcaagttaccactcgcccgcctgccgccaccaccaacactagcaccaagccgcttcacttggtatgtcagaggagttatttacacatcagttggaagaaatgagtgatgcgcaaccattattgccagaggatgtatgTAGCGGATGGTGCTGGGCTGTCCTACAAAATTCATGGGAATCAATGTATTCGTGTATATTGCCAGTTTTATGTGTGTAAAAGAAA from Pelobates fuscus isolate aPelFus1 chromosome 1, aPelFus1.pri, whole genome shotgun sequence harbors:
- the LOC134600486 gene encoding signal recognition particle 9 kDa protein-like; its protein translation is MPYHRTWDEFAPAAEKLYQADPMKVRVVLKYRHCDGSLCIKVTDDVVSLLYRTDQAQDVKRIEKFHSQLMRVMVARESRSTAMEAD